CCCTGGACGGAGGCCGGATCGGCATTGCCGCCCAGGCACTGGGGATTGCTCAGGGAGCCTATGAAGCCGCTCTGAACTATTCCAAGGAACGGATCCAGTTCAACGCCCCCATCTGCCAGAACCAGGGTGTATCCTTCAAACTGGCAGATATGGCCACCAAACTCCGGGCAGCCCGGTTCCTGGTATACAGTGCTGCGGAACTGAAACAGGAACACCAGGACTACGGCATGGAAAGCGCCATGGCCAAGATGTACGCTTCCGATGCAGCCGTCTCCATCACCAACGATGCCCTGCAGATCTTTGGTGGCACCGGCTACCTGAAGGGCATGGATGTGGAACGGTTCTATCGGGATGCCAAGATCACCACCATCTACGAAGGCACCAACGAAATCCAGCGGGTGGTCATCGCCTCCCACATTACCGACAAGATGTCCGTGGCCAAGCACGGAGGCGCTCCCAAACAGAATGTGGCCATCACCGGTGCCCGGAAGAAACAGATCTTCAAAGATGGCACGCCGGAAGAACAGGTTGCTGCCCTGGTGGAAGCCCTGAAGAACGACGGCTATGACTTCACCGTAGGCATCCCTCTGGATACCCCCATCTCTGATGCGGAACGGGTGGTCAGTGCCGGTAAGGGCATCGGCGAAAAAGCCAATATGAAACTGATTGAAGATCTGGCCCGCCAGGCCGGTGCTGCGGTAGGCTCCTCCCGTCCTGTAGCAGAAACCCTGCAATATGTTCCCATCGACCGGTATGTGGGCATGAGCGGCCAGAAATTCAACGGCAACCTGTACATTGCCTGCGGTATCTCCGGAGCCGTCCAGCACCTGAAGGGCATCAAGAACGCCACCACCATCGTGGCCATCAACATCAATGCCGGTGCCCCCATCTTCAAGAACTGCGACTATGGGATCGTAGGCGACGTGAAGGTAATCCTGCCGCTCCTGGCCAAAGCCCTGAACAACGGCCAGCCCAAGAAACCTGCTCCTCCGATGGTGAAGATGAAGAGACCGCTGATCCTGAAAGACATGCCGGAAGGCCGGTACGTCTGCAAGGGATGCGGGTATGAATACAACCCGGATCTGGGCGACCCGGATGCGGATGTAAAGCCGGGAACCAAATTCCAGGATCTGCCGGAAGACTGGGTCTGCCCGCTGTGCAACTCCGCCAAGACTGAATTCGTACCCGTAAAGTGAGAAAAGGAGCATAACTATGGAATGTGTAAGAAAATTAACCAATGACTTATACTGGGTCGGGGCGGATGACCGCCGGCTGGCATTGTTTGAAAACATCCACCCCATTCCCCGGGGCGTTTCCTACAACTCCTATCTGCTGCTGGACGAAAAGACCGTGCTGTTCGACACTGCGGACTGGTCCGTATGCAAGCAGTTCCTGGAAAACGTGGAAGGGGTCCTGGATGGCCGGAAGCTGGACTACCTGATCATCAACCATGTGGAACCGGACCATGCCGCTTCCATTGAAGAAGTGCTGCTCCGCCATCCGGAAACCACCGTCATCAGCAATGAACAGGCCTTCACCCTGATGGATCAGTTCGGTTACCGGGTGGAAGGGGAAAAACAGATCGTGGTGAAAGAAGGCGACACCCGGAAATTCGGGAAGCACACCATTGCTTTCGTAGCCGCGCCCATGGTCCACTGGCCGGAAGCCATGGTCTCCTTCGATCTGACCACGGGCACCCTGTTCTCCGCCGATGCCTTCGGTTCCTTCGGGGCCCTGGGCGGCCGGATCTTCAATGATGAAGTGAACTTCGACCGGGACTGGCTGGATGATGCCCGCCGGTACTACACCAACATCGTGGGCAAATACGGGCCTTTCGTGATGGATCTTCTGGGCAAGGCCAGCCAGCTGGACATCAAGATGATCTGTCCCCTCCACGGACCGGTGTGGCGGAACAACATCAAATACATTGTGGACAAATACATCCACTGGGCCACTTATGAACCGGAAGAAAAAGGCGTACTGCTGGTCTATGCCTCCATGTACGGCAACACAGAAAGCACCGCTTCCGTACTGGCGGCCAAGCTGGCGGAAAAGGGCATGACCAACATCGCCATGTACGATGTATCCAAAACGGACGTTTCCTATCTGATTTCCGATGCTTTCAAGTACAGTCACCTGGTGCTGGCTTCGGTGACCTACAACCTGGGCATCTATCCCAAGATGCTGAACTTCCTGGAAGACATGAAGGCCCTGAATCTGCAGAAGCGGATCGTGGGCATCATCGAAAACGGGTCCTGGGCCTGCACCGTAGGCGGCCTGATGACCGACTTCCTGGAAAACAACATGAAGGCCATGACCGTCCTCCAGGATGGCGTGACCATCAACTCCCGGATGACAGGAGGCCAGGAACGGAGCATGAACGACCTGGTGGATGGAATCCTGAATTCCATGAAAGAGGCATAAAAACAAGGCGCTGTGGAAAAATCATCCACAGCGCCTTTATTTCGGTTCTTTGTCAAATGTTGGGGTAAGCTCCAATTCATCTACCACACACGGACGTGAGCGATTTTTGCTCACGTCTGTTTTTATTTTAATTTCACCATCGAAAGCAGTAAAATCCGAGAACGGAATCGTTCAAAGTTGCGAAAACCAAATGCTACTCTCTTTAACACCTTAATCTTATTGTTCATTCCTTCCGTAAAACCATTCGAATACGCTTGATGTGAATGTCAACCAAAAAGTGAGCCACTTGCTCACGAATTTTTGAGCCACTCATGCTCATGAAAAAGTGAGCCACCTGCTCACGAATTTTTGAGCCACTTAAGCATTCGTCATCTTCTGTTTGCTGCTGTGCAAACGGTAAGACTGTCCATTCATATTTAAAACACTGGAGTGGTAGGTGAGCCGGTCGACCAATGCGGCAACCAGCGTCTCGCTGGCAAACATCTCCGTCCATTTGGAAAACTCCAGGTTTGTCGTAATCACTGTACTGGCTCTTTCACTCCTTTCGGCAATCACTTTGAACAACATTTCAGATTCTTCCTGGTTGAATCTTGCATAACTTAATTCATCTATGAGCAGCAGGTCTGCTCCGCTCAAAGTTTTTTCCATCTTGCGCAACTGGTAATCATCATGGGCTTCACATAGCTCAGTTGCCAGCGTTGTGGCATTGCAGAAAATGACCTTCCAGCCCAGCAGACAGGCTTTCACTCCAAGGGC
This region of Acidaminococcus timonensis genomic DNA includes:
- a CDS encoding acyl-CoA dehydrogenase family protein codes for the protein MLFTTTQEHEEFRAKVRGFAEAKIKPIAFMLDKENKFPDEQVKEMGELGWMGIPFPKEYGGAGLDYISYAIAVEELARVDGGAGVILSAHVSLGSYPIFAFGTEEQKRKYLVPLASGKKIGAFGLTEPNAGSDAGETETTAEFDGTHWILNGNKIFITNAGKADTYVVFAVTEPGKGTRGISAFIVEKGMPGFTFGDHYDKLGIRSSATAELIFNNVKLPKENLLGKRGQGFKIAMATLDGGRIGIAAQALGIAQGAYEAALNYSKERIQFNAPICQNQGVSFKLADMATKLRAARFLVYSAAELKQEHQDYGMESAMAKMYASDAAVSITNDALQIFGGTGYLKGMDVERFYRDAKITTIYEGTNEIQRVVIASHITDKMSVAKHGGAPKQNVAITGARKKQIFKDGTPEEQVAALVEALKNDGYDFTVGIPLDTPISDAERVVSAGKGIGEKANMKLIEDLARQAGAAVGSSRPVAETLQYVPIDRYVGMSGQKFNGNLYIACGISGAVQHLKGIKNATTIVAININAGAPIFKNCDYGIVGDVKVILPLLAKALNNGQPKKPAPPMVKMKRPLILKDMPEGRYVCKGCGYEYNPDLGDPDADVKPGTKFQDLPEDWVCPLCNSAKTEFVPVK
- a CDS encoding FprA family A-type flavoprotein codes for the protein MECVRKLTNDLYWVGADDRRLALFENIHPIPRGVSYNSYLLLDEKTVLFDTADWSVCKQFLENVEGVLDGRKLDYLIINHVEPDHAASIEEVLLRHPETTVISNEQAFTLMDQFGYRVEGEKQIVVKEGDTRKFGKHTIAFVAAPMVHWPEAMVSFDLTTGTLFSADAFGSFGALGGRIFNDEVNFDRDWLDDARRYYTNIVGKYGPFVMDLLGKASQLDIKMICPLHGPVWRNNIKYIVDKYIHWATYEPEEKGVLLVYASMYGNTESTASVLAAKLAEKGMTNIAMYDVSKTDVSYLISDAFKYSHLVLASVTYNLGIYPKMLNFLEDMKALNLQKRIVGIIENGSWACTVGGLMTDFLENNMKAMTVLQDGVTINSRMTGGQERSMNDLVDGILNSMKEA
- the istB gene encoding IS21-like element helper ATPase IstB, encoding MQDAGVKEALRFYAKQLKLPTFKDVGEPAEKFRPGQSLEEFVLGLMKREYASRQEKQQQRRLKRAHFPMLKTLEEFDLTRLEHVRPEYVKQLASCDFIKRHENLVMIGNPGTGKTHLMTALGVKACLLGWKVIFCNATTLATELCEAHDDYQLRKMEKTLSGADLLLIDELSYARFNQEESEMLFKVIAERSERASTVITTNLEFSKWTEMFASETLVAALVDRLTYHSSVLNMNGQSYRLHSSKQKMTNA